The bacterium genomic interval CCGGCGTCGTTCTTGACGACCTCCTTGCAGGTGATCAGGTAGGCGCCGCGCAGCCGGACCTCGCGCCCCGGCGAGAGCCGATAGAACTTCTTCGGCGGCTCCTCGCGGAAGTCGTCCTGCTCGATGTAGAGCACGCGCGAGAACGGCGCGAGCCGCGCGCCGGCCGCCGGGTCTTCGGGGTTGTTGGTCAGCTCGAAATGCTCGACCTGCCCTTCGGGGTAGTTCTCGAGCACCACCCGCAGCGGCCGCAGCACGGCCATCGCCCGCTGCGCCCGCTTGTTGAGGTCCTCGCGCAGCGCGTTCTCGAGCACCGTCGCGTCCACGCGGCTGTCCCGCTTGGCCACGCCGATCCGCTCGCAGAAGGCGCGGATCGCCTCCGGCGTGTAGCCGCGGCGGCGGAAGCCGGCGATCGTCGGCATCCGCGGATCGTCCCAGCCGGAGACGTAGTTCTTCGTCACCAGCTCGAGCAGCTTCCGCTTGGAGAGGACGGTGTAGGTCAGGTTGAGCCGCGCGAACTCGATCTGCCGCGGGTGCGGCTCGGGCAGCCCGATCTCGTCGATGAACCAGTCGTAGAGCGGCCGGTGCGCCTCGAACTCCAGCGTGCAGACGGAGTGGGTGATCCCCTCGATCGCGTCCTCGAGCGGGTGGGCGTAGTCGTACATCGGGTAGATGCACCACTTGTCGCCGGCGTGCGGATGGGGCGCGTGGAGGATGCGGTAGATCACCGGGTCGCGCATGTTGACGTTCGGCGAGGCCATGTCGATCTTCGCCCGCAGCGTGCGCGAGCCGTCGGGGAACTCGCCGGCGCGCATCCGCCGGAACAGGTCGAGGTTCTCCTCGACCGTGCGGTCGCGGTACGGGCTGTTCTTCCCCGGCTCGGTCAGCGTGCCGCGCATCGCGCGGACCTCGTCGGCCGCGAGGTCGCAGACGTAGGCCTTCCCCTTCTTGATCAGCGTCTCCGCCCACTCGTACATCCGCTCGAAGTAGTCCGAGGCGAAGAGCAGCTTGTGCCAGCGCACGCCGAGCCAGGCGACGTCGGCGGCGATCGAGTCGATGTACTCGGTCTCCTCCTTCACCGGGTTCGTGTCGTCGAAGCGCAGGTTGCACAGCCCGCCGTACCCCTCGGCCAGCCCGAAATTGAGGCAGATCGACTTGGCGTGGCCGATGTGCAGATAGCCGTTCGGCTCGGGCGGGAAGCGCGTGTGCACGCGCCCGCCGTAGACGCCCGCTTCGTTGTGGGCGTTGATGATCTCGCGGATGAAGTCGGGTCCGGCGACGGGACCTTGTCCGGCCGGAATGTCGGGAGTTTTGTCGCTCATCGATCGATCCCTGGCGCGCGACCAACCAAGCGCGCCGCGAAGCGGCCATTGTGCCAGAGGCGCCGACCGCGGGACAGAGAACGCCCCCTAATCCGGCAATTTCGCTCGTTTACTTGACGCGGAGCGTCCCGTCCCGTAACGTATCGCTCGCTTCGGCGTTGGGGAGTCGTCCAACGGCAGGACATGCGGCTCTGGACCGCAGAATCGGGGTTCGAATCCCTGCTCCCCAGCCAACCCGAAGTTGCTACAATCGGCGGCGCTTCAAGCGCCGTTTTTTTGTGCCCTGCTGGGGAGTCGTCCAATGGCAGGACAGCGGACTTTGGATCCGCTTATCGGGGTTCGAATCCCTGCTCCCCAGCCAACTCCCTCGTGCGGCCCCGTCCCCTCGCGCCCCCGCAAACGCGTCCGCTCTCCGGTTCGGCGCGCGTAAAGCTCGCTTGACACGCCGCCGCGCGTGCGGCATTCTGCAAGTCAAGCGAGCTTGACACGAGACGAGCTCGCGGGAGAGGCGCCGCCGTGGCCCGAATCGTCGTCGAGAACCGCGTCCGCGAAATGCGGCAGCGGCTCGGCATGACGCAGCAGGAGCTGGCCGACGCGGTCGGCGTCTCCCGGCAGAGCATCAATTCGATCGAGCAGGGGCGCTACATCCCCAGCCTGCCGCTCGCGCTGCAGTTGGCGAAGGCCTTCGGGCGCGCCGCCGACGAACTCTTCACGCTGAAGGAAACCCGCGCATGATCGACGAACGGTTCGTCCTCCACCGCTACAAGGCGAGCAGCCACGCGGCCGTCGTCGGCGCGGTCCTCCTCGCGATTCTGCTGATCCTCGGTCAGCTCCGCGGCGAAGGGATCCGCTGGGACCTCTTCGCCGTCCTCGCCGCCATGGCCGCGACGAAGGTCGCGGCGATGATCTACTTCCACTTCGCGGACTG includes:
- a CDS encoding glutamine--tRNA ligase/YqeY domain fusion protein: MSDKTPDIPAGQGPVAGPDFIREIINAHNEAGVYGGRVHTRFPPEPNGYLHIGHAKSICLNFGLAEGYGGLCNLRFDDTNPVKEETEYIDSIAADVAWLGVRWHKLLFASDYFERMYEWAETLIKKGKAYVCDLAADEVRAMRGTLTEPGKNSPYRDRTVEENLDLFRRMRAGEFPDGSRTLRAKIDMASPNVNMRDPVIYRILHAPHPHAGDKWCIYPMYDYAHPLEDAIEGITHSVCTLEFEAHRPLYDWFIDEIGLPEPHPRQIEFARLNLTYTVLSKRKLLELVTKNYVSGWDDPRMPTIAGFRRRGYTPEAIRAFCERIGVAKRDSRVDATVLENALREDLNKRAQRAMAVLRPLRVVLENYPEGQVEHFELTNNPEDPAAGARLAPFSRVLYIEQDDFREEPPKKFYRLSPGREVRLRGAYLITCKEVVKNDAGEVVEVRCTYDPATRGGAAPDGRSPKATLHWVSAAHALDAEVRLYEHLFTKEDPDDYPEGADYKCNLNPQSLTTLTECKVEPLLGEARPGDRYQFERNGYFCADLIDHAPGRLVFNRAVTLRDTWAKIQRHS
- a CDS encoding helix-turn-helix transcriptional regulator, yielding MVVENRVREMRQRLGMTQQELADAVGVSRQSINSIEQGRYIPSLPLALQLAKAFGRAADELFTLKETRA